One segment of Methanolinea mesophila DNA contains the following:
- a CDS encoding DUF4418 family protein yields the protein MSSDKMISGTGALLVILGILVILTPWVLFPVCEVEGLYLKTASGVQMPMKCGWTARAETGMGALIVLAGGMLIARHTPETRQAVGVFTIAFGVLVVLFPTFLIGMCALADHPCRLTTLPALELLGVIVVIVGGFLLWKRGNE from the coding sequence ATGAGTTCGGACAAGATGATTAGCGGGACCGGCGCATTGCTGGTCATCCTCGGCATCCTGGTAATCCTCACCCCATGGGTGCTTTTCCCGGTGTGTGAGGTGGAAGGACTATACCTCAAGACCGCTTCGGGCGTCCAGATGCCGATGAAGTGCGGATGGACTGCCAGGGCAGAGACCGGGATGGGTGCACTGATCGTCCTCGCGGGAGGGATGCTGATCGCCCGTCACACGCCGGAGACGCGGCAGGCCGTGGGGGTGTTCACCATCGCCTTCGGTGTCCTGGTGGTGCTCTTCCCGACCTTCCTGATCGGGATGTGCGCCCTCGCCGACCATCCCTGCAGGCTGACCACCCTCCCCGCCCTCGAGCTCCTCGGGGTGATCGTCGTCATCGTCGGAGGGTTCCTGCTCTGGAAACGAGGGAATGAGTAG
- a CDS encoding ABC transporter permease encodes MSSPPGFHFFRFVFRNLANRPSRNIATVFVFALVAGILFSSQFLIAGAEQSLDAGMSRMGADILVVPEEYVLSGESILITGEPSSFFFEDTGYEKIARIPGVAKASPQIYIATLFASCCAAPVQMIAIDPATDFTVATWLLDHKVTMGKDEIIIGSSIIQNPGNDLMFYGHNFHVVGWLEPTGMGMDNAVFTRFEDAYVMADESGEKAVQKLTIPEGMVSAVVVKVEPGASVDEVAREIRRQVPGTKTIVHSGLLSAVNAQLGALTGLLFASTLAVAVVAVPLLGVVSAMTAHERRREISVLRALGAGKGFVARLMLAEAFSLALIGGLIGIATSAGLLVIYQDYLMHSVKIPFIIPSPLSVLAGGGIALALVIGIAGISSLYPVLRATRLEPYEAIRRGEL; translated from the coding sequence ATGAGTAGCCCCCCCGGGTTCCATTTTTTCAGGTTCGTATTCCGGAACCTGGCCAACCGCCCCTCACGAAACATTGCGACGGTCTTCGTGTTCGCACTGGTCGCGGGGATCCTGTTCTCGTCCCAGTTTCTTATCGCGGGTGCAGAGCAGAGCCTGGACGCGGGGATGTCCCGTATGGGGGCGGACATCCTGGTCGTCCCGGAGGAGTACGTCCTCTCCGGGGAGTCCATTCTCATCACTGGAGAGCCATCCAGCTTCTTCTTCGAGGACACCGGGTACGAGAAGATCGCCCGCATCCCCGGAGTCGCGAAGGCGAGCCCGCAGATCTATATCGCCACGCTGTTCGCGTCGTGCTGCGCCGCCCCGGTCCAGATGATCGCCATCGACCCCGCGACCGACTTCACCGTGGCAACCTGGCTCCTGGACCACAAGGTCACCATGGGGAAGGACGAGATCATCATCGGGAGCTCGATCATCCAGAACCCGGGGAACGACCTGATGTTCTACGGCCATAACTTCCATGTGGTGGGATGGCTCGAGCCGACCGGGATGGGGATGGACAATGCGGTCTTCACCAGGTTCGAGGACGCCTACGTCATGGCGGACGAGTCCGGGGAGAAGGCGGTGCAGAAACTCACCATACCGGAGGGGATGGTCTCCGCAGTAGTAGTAAAGGTCGAGCCCGGCGCCTCTGTAGACGAGGTCGCCCGGGAGATCCGGCGGCAGGTGCCGGGGACAAAGACGATCGTGCACAGCGGGCTCCTCAGCGCGGTGAACGCACAACTGGGCGCCCTTACCGGGCTTCTCTTTGCCTCGACGCTCGCGGTCGCCGTCGTGGCGGTCCCCCTCCTCGGGGTCGTGTCCGCCATGACCGCCCACGAGCGGCGGAGGGAGATCTCGGTCCTCCGTGCACTCGGGGCGGGAAAGGGGTTCGTTGCCCGGCTCATGCTCGCCGAGGCGTTCTCCCTTGCACTCATCGGCGGCCTCATCGGCATCGCGACCTCCGCAGGCCTCCTGGTGATCTACCAGGATTACCTCATGCACAGCGTAAAGATACCGTTCATCATTCCTTCCCCCCTTTCGGTGCTCGCGGGCGGGGGGATCGCACTGGCCCTGGTCATAGGGATTGCAGGCATATCCTCGCTCTACCCGGTGCTTCGGGCCACCCGCCTCGAACCGTACGAGGCCATCAGGAGGGGAGAACTGTGA
- a CDS encoding ABC transporter ATP-binding protein, translating into MIEVRDVSKIYRTGGGEVRAVDRANFVIRPGDFALILGRSGSGKSTLLGMLAGIIRPTLGTVLVRGEDLASLSDDQISGLRAREIGFVFQFSGLLPTVTVRENVLVPTLFCRGGPGCGDRAAEILELVGLTSRVDAYPRTLSSGEMKRAAIARALINGPSILIADEPTGDLDARTEYEIMEIFRELNREGTTIVMVTHNPDLVAYGTRVFDMEQGVITERSGGAGHAG; encoded by the coding sequence GTGATAGAGGTACGCGATGTATCCAAGATCTACCGGACCGGGGGGGGCGAGGTCCGGGCGGTGGACCGGGCGAACTTCGTGATCCGGCCGGGAGATTTCGCACTTATCCTCGGGAGGTCCGGGAGCGGGAAGTCCACGCTCCTCGGGATGCTCGCCGGGATCATCCGCCCCACCCTGGGGACCGTCCTGGTGCGGGGCGAGGACCTCGCCTCGCTCTCGGACGACCAGATCTCCGGGCTCCGGGCCCGGGAGATCGGGTTCGTCTTCCAGTTCTCAGGACTCCTTCCGACGGTGACGGTGCGGGAGAACGTACTTGTCCCCACTCTCTTCTGCCGGGGGGGGCCGGGATGCGGCGACCGTGCCGCGGAGATCCTCGAGTTGGTGGGACTTACAAGTCGGGTCGACGCGTACCCCCGCACGCTCTCGAGCGGGGAGATGAAGCGGGCGGCGATCGCACGGGCCCTGATCAACGGTCCGTCGATCCTTATCGCGGACGAACCGACCGGGGACCTCGACGCCCGCACCGAGTACGAGATCATGGAGATCTTCCGGGAGCTCAACCGGGAAGGTACGACGATCGTCATGGTCACCCACAACCCGGACCTGGTCGCCTACGGAACCCGGGTATTCGACATGGAACAGGGTGTGATCACTGAGCGATCCGGAGGTGCCGGCCATGCCGGGTGA
- a CDS encoding ABC transporter permease — MTGISLLSYIVAGVRNKPGRNLATAFCFAFIAANLFAGQYLFTGAAGSADQGIARMGADQIVVPSRYLVFFRGNTQNNTAPLVRAEASTFRIGGSVMEDIREVDGIAAVSPQVYITSLQLPHLSDLPVDVFGIDPSTDFTIRPWLRRPLAGPVRPGDVIVGSGIRTDATGRIRIGKTEYTVVGTLDPTQSPVDRTVFMTLDDAYALALVKGALPENAPSISRGDINAAMIRLEPGADSAAIATRIRMLFPATYLAVVERHFSLDPASQEIRGVPALLNLVSVVVVVAALPLIALIAAMAARERQREIGLLRSMGARKRVIFFLVISESLFLAAAGGLAGVAASVLLLSGMNSAGILTRTFAVSAPVPDAAGIGAMAGVALLVVIAIGSIAALYPAYQSSMMNPYDAIRNEG; from the coding sequence GTGACCGGGATAAGCCTCCTTTCATATATCGTCGCGGGCGTGCGGAACAAGCCCGGGAGGAACCTCGCGACTGCCTTCTGCTTCGCGTTCATCGCAGCGAACCTTTTCGCCGGACAGTACCTGTTCACCGGCGCAGCCGGGAGCGCCGACCAGGGGATCGCGAGGATGGGGGCGGACCAGATCGTAGTCCCCAGCCGGTACCTGGTCTTCTTCCGGGGCAACACCCAGAACAATACCGCCCCCCTGGTCAGGGCGGAAGCGTCGACCTTCCGGATCGGCGGCAGCGTGATGGAGGACATCCGGGAGGTCGACGGGATCGCCGCGGTCTCACCGCAGGTATACATAACCTCCCTCCAGCTCCCCCACCTCTCCGACCTGCCGGTGGACGTCTTCGGCATCGACCCGTCGACCGACTTCACCATCCGCCCCTGGCTGCGGCGGCCTCTTGCGGGCCCGGTCCGGCCCGGCGATGTGATTGTCGGGAGTGGGATCCGGACCGACGCGACAGGCAGGATACGGATCGGGAAGACCGAGTACACCGTCGTGGGAACACTCGACCCGACCCAGTCCCCCGTGGACCGGACCGTCTTCATGACCCTGGACGACGCCTACGCGCTCGCCCTGGTGAAGGGCGCTCTTCCGGAGAACGCCCCCTCCATATCCCGAGGGGACATCAACGCGGCGATGATCCGCCTCGAGCCGGGCGCGGACAGCGCCGCGATCGCCACGAGGATCAGGATGCTCTTTCCCGCAACCTACCTCGCGGTGGTGGAGCGGCACTTCTCCCTCGACCCCGCCTCGCAGGAGATCCGTGGAGTTCCCGCACTCCTCAACCTGGTCTCTGTAGTGGTCGTGGTCGCGGCCCTCCCCCTCATCGCCCTGATCGCGGCCATGGCCGCCCGCGAACGGCAGCGTGAGATCGGGCTCCTCCGCTCCATGGGCGCGAGGAAGAGGGTCATATTCTTCCTGGTGATCTCCGAGTCCCTGTTCCTCGCTGCAGCCGGAGGGCTTGCCGGAGTCGCTGCGAGCGTGCTCCTCCTCTCCGGCATGAATTCCGCAGGCATCCTCACCCGCACGTTCGCAGTCTCCGCCCCGGTGCCGGACGCGGCGGGCATCGGGGCGATGGCCGGGGTTGCTCTCCTCGTAGTGATCGCCATCGGGAGCATCGCAGCCCTCTACCCCGCCTACCAGAGCAGTATGATGAATCCCTATGATGCAATCAGGAACGAGGGGTAA
- a CDS encoding metal-dependent hydrolase: MFVLAHLLVGILIGILLYLWRRERWLVLAAAVGSILPDLIDKPLGHIFLTGSVNFGRIYFHTLIFLLAFVIAGVLIWWKYRSFIGIALALGVLSHQVLDRMWVEYWNWLWPFLGPFRGREIENFFLDGLLRELANPSEWIFGLAILLVLISLPRIGMRAGDSPGHHPWARDHPLIFRIFAGICVVLLAHAGAFAIACGITGTPCPATGLNDPEDNLLLGIVMIGGALFLGWIDLKRDSPGHNPKK; encoded by the coding sequence ATGTTCGTGCTCGCCCACCTGCTCGTGGGAATCCTGATCGGCATCCTGCTCTATCTCTGGAGACGGGAACGGTGGCTGGTCCTTGCCGCTGCGGTGGGGAGCATCTTACCGGACCTGATCGACAAGCCGCTGGGCCATATTTTTCTCACAGGATCAGTGAACTTCGGCAGGATCTACTTCCATACCCTCATATTCCTCCTCGCATTCGTGATCGCGGGGGTGCTCATCTGGTGGAAGTACCGATCCTTCATCGGCATCGCCCTGGCCCTCGGGGTGCTCTCCCACCAGGTGCTCGACCGGATGTGGGTCGAGTACTGGAACTGGCTCTGGCCATTCCTCGGGCCTTTCCGGGGAAGAGAGATCGAGAATTTCTTCCTCGACGGGCTCCTCCGGGAACTCGCAAACCCCTCGGAATGGATATTCGGCCTCGCAATCCTCCTCGTGCTGATAAGCCTGCCCCGAATAGGGATGCGTGCCGGCGATTCCCCCGGGCATCATCCCTGGGCACGCGATCATCCCCTGATTTTCCGGATTTTTGCCGGGATTTGTGTAGTTCTCCTGGCGCATGCCGGGGCCTTCGCGATAGCCTGCGGAATTACAGGGACGCCCTGCCCGGCGACCGGCCTCAACGATCCGGAGGATAACCTCCTTTTGGGAATCGTAATGATCGGGGGAGCCTTGTTCCTGGGCTGGATCGATCTGAAAAGAGATTCTCCGGGACATAATCCAAAAAAATGA
- a CDS encoding glycosyltransferase family 2 protein has protein sequence MSDQRDLISEVPDHKKYDDYTSSLLGQYSQFQNTLRANSATVMLDRKETTDSNLNVDRFNELNIIFRSSTFKNREESTSENTATYRNQKIAVVVPAFNEELLIGDALSSIPDFINTIYAVDDCSTDQTMNIIQEYSLIDKRIVPIHHEINGGVGKAITSGFKRAIQDNLDIVVVMAGDNQMDPQYLPNLLDPIIERQCDFTKGNRLKNGFWKGMSAWRLFGNILLTTLNNIASGYWYIKDPQNGYVAISTNALKKINLEHLYPRYAFENDLMIKTNIADIKMLNIDIPAKYGNEQSKIKYLNFIFSTSAFLLKSFIYRISEKSKQSLNPVYPLYFSSLILVFAGIPLVVMNIGVIFALGLILFASACALEAFQQKRSSKG, from the coding sequence ATGTCCGATCAACGGGATTTGATCTCAGAAGTACCTGATCACAAAAAGTACGATGATTATACCTCGTCCCTATTGGGACAGTATTCGCAGTTCCAGAATACACTCCGTGCCAATTCGGCGACCGTGATGTTGGATAGGAAAGAAACTACCGATTCAAATCTCAATGTTGATCGATTTAACGAATTAAATATAATATTCCGCTCCTCAACCTTCAAAAATAGAGAGGAATCCACTTCGGAAAACACTGCAACATATCGCAATCAGAAAATTGCAGTCGTCGTTCCGGCATTCAACGAAGAATTACTCATTGGAGATGCTCTCTCTTCAATCCCTGACTTTATCAATACTATTTACGCAGTGGATGACTGTTCAACAGATCAAACAATGAATATTATCCAAGAATACTCTTTAATTGATAAACGAATAGTGCCGATCCATCACGAGATAAATGGGGGTGTAGGAAAGGCAATTACATCGGGATTTAAAAGGGCAATCCAGGATAACTTAGACATTGTGGTAGTTATGGCAGGCGATAATCAGATGGACCCCCAATATCTTCCAAACCTGCTTGACCCAATAATAGAGAGACAATGTGATTTTACTAAAGGAAACCGGTTAAAAAATGGATTTTGGAAAGGGATGAGCGCCTGGAGGTTGTTCGGGAACATCCTATTGACAACTCTGAATAATATTGCATCGGGATATTGGTACATTAAGGATCCGCAAAATGGCTATGTTGCAATTTCGACAAATGCCTTAAAGAAAATTAATCTCGAACATCTCTATCCGCGTTATGCGTTTGAAAACGACCTCATGATTAAAACAAATATTGCAGATATCAAAATGCTAAATATCGATATCCCTGCAAAATACGGAAATGAACAATCTAAAATTAAATATTTAAATTTCATTTTTTCCACAAGTGCATTCCTTCTTAAATCTTTTATATACAGAATTTCGGAGAAAAGTAAACAATCATTAAACCCTGTTTATCCTTTGTACTTTTCCTCGCTTATTCTGGTGTTTGCAGGTATTCCCCTTGTTGTCATGAATATTGGCGTTATTTTCGCACTTGGTCTGATCCTTTTCGCATCAGCGTGCGCATTGGAAGCCTTTCAGCAAAAAAGATCATCTAAGGGGTAG
- a CDS encoding DUF354 domain-containing protein encodes MKNIGIFAITPAQIHFYRNIICELNKKDTNTYLLVRDYGETIQLVKEFEMPHFIFSRPPDSKYGKILNLPKEVLTAYKYLREKNVDLVTGFGIYESFTSALLNVPAITFTDSEYSVNAFTYVIQFYISSLFTDKYITPTSFKQDLGKKQIRVNSFKELAYLHPKYYHPDDSIFPLLGLSKGEPYILIRFNAFDAVHDFGVTGFSLEEKIEMVRSLEKHMRVFISSEGSLPEELCKYQVRIPKNRIHDAIYFASLVITDTQTMATEGAILGTPTIRCNGFVGSADMGNFIELERRYGLLYNFSKYEEISPSSKKIIQNPNSKIECQRKREILLNEKENITDLISQILIHSVKLENTPYAI; translated from the coding sequence ATGAAAAATATCGGAATATTTGCCATTACTCCTGCTCAAATTCATTTTTATAGAAACATCATTTGCGAGTTGAATAAAAAGGATACTAATACATATTTGTTGGTTAGAGATTATGGCGAAACAATCCAGTTGGTAAAAGAATTTGAGATGCCACACTTCATTTTTTCAAGACCTCCTGACTCAAAATATGGAAAAATCCTCAATTTGCCCAAAGAGGTGCTTACGGCCTACAAATATCTTAGAGAGAAAAATGTTGATCTTGTCACGGGATTCGGTATATACGAGTCTTTCACTTCTGCATTACTCAATGTCCCTGCCATCACATTCACGGATTCTGAATATTCGGTCAACGCCTTCACATACGTAATTCAATTTTACATATCTTCATTATTCACAGACAAGTACATCACCCCCACATCGTTTAAACAGGACTTAGGGAAGAAACAAATCCGGGTAAATTCCTTCAAGGAACTTGCATATCTCCACCCGAAATATTACCATCCGGATGATTCCATTTTTCCGTTACTTGGACTTTCCAAAGGAGAACCCTACATTCTTATCCGGTTCAACGCGTTTGATGCAGTACATGATTTTGGGGTAACCGGCTTTTCTCTTGAAGAGAAAATAGAAATGGTCAGGAGCCTTGAAAAACACATGCGTGTATTTATTTCATCCGAGGGATCCTTACCTGAGGAATTGTGTAAATACCAGGTTAGAATACCGAAAAACAGAATACACGATGCCATCTACTTTGCCAGCCTGGTGATAACGGATACCCAGACGATGGCCACTGAGGGCGCAATACTTGGTACACCTACAATCCGATGCAATGGCTTTGTAGGATCGGCAGACATGGGAAATTTCATCGAACTGGAGCGTAGATATGGACTTTTGTATAACTTTTCAAAATATGAAGAAATATCACCATCCAGTAAAAAAATTATCCAAAATCCAAATTCCAAGATAGAATGTCAAAGAAAAAGGGAGATTCTGTTAAACGAGAAAGAGAATATTACTGATTTAATTTCGCAAATATTGATTCATTCGGTTAAATTGGAGAATACCCCCTATGCAATTTAA
- a CDS encoding phenylacetate--CoA ligase family protein, whose protein sequence is MFSHNLIDKSFSSEYYRLQKNQWEPRGELIRQQEKNLRAIIKYSYENVPYYSKLFKKLDLKVNDISRIEDLNKIPILTKDIIKKNWEDFKPVNLERLKYSERSTGGSTGTPFRYRLSNNDRYLSGALLYRGWSYAGYQPGDKMVFFGGSSINGQDTTSLKSKVLEGVRNIKKFSAFDMKENDLKNYHTKIRKFRPKYIYGYPSALFEFANWLEIHDLPVRNDLISIFTTSEKIYPHMRNKIEEVFDCKICDCYGLNDGGVSAFECTEHTGLHLDTERSIIELADDCESSIENGEGRIITTSLKNFAMPFIRYDTGDLGSVTDEECNCGRQYRSLKELIGRSVDILIAPDGKKVHGWFFLYIFWEVFKGIQEYQVVQNSVNTITINIVPEQEFKDNNLEIIRSIIEGKCPYWDVEFNIVDNIPKSGSGKYKFIINKVNGGNEN, encoded by the coding sequence ATGTTCTCACATAATCTCATTGATAAATCTTTTTCTTCCGAATATTACAGATTACAAAAAAACCAATGGGAACCCAGAGGAGAATTAATTCGTCAGCAGGAAAAAAATTTAAGAGCGATTATTAAATATTCCTACGAAAATGTGCCATATTATTCAAAATTATTTAAAAAATTAGATTTAAAGGTTAATGATATATCAAGAATAGAGGATCTCAATAAGATACCGATTCTCACGAAAGACATTATTAAAAAGAATTGGGAGGATTTCAAACCAGTTAACCTTGAAAGACTTAAATATTCAGAACGATCCACAGGAGGCTCAACTGGCACCCCCTTTCGTTATCGCTTATCAAATAATGACAGATATTTATCAGGGGCTCTACTCTACCGAGGTTGGAGCTATGCTGGATACCAACCTGGAGATAAAATGGTTTTCTTTGGAGGTTCCTCAATCAATGGTCAAGATACTACTTCTTTAAAATCTAAAGTTCTTGAAGGCGTTCGGAATATTAAAAAGTTTTCAGCATTTGATATGAAAGAAAACGATTTGAAAAACTATCACACTAAAATCAGGAAGTTCAGACCAAAGTACATATATGGATATCCTTCAGCATTATTTGAATTTGCAAATTGGCTTGAGATCCATGATTTACCTGTTAGAAATGACTTAATTAGTATTTTCACAACTTCGGAAAAAATCTATCCACATATGCGCAATAAAATCGAAGAGGTTTTTGATTGCAAAATATGTGATTGTTACGGGTTAAATGATGGTGGGGTCAGTGCGTTTGAATGCACCGAACATACTGGCCTTCACCTCGATACCGAAAGGAGTATAATTGAGCTAGCGGATGATTGCGAGTCATCAATTGAAAATGGCGAGGGCAGAATTATCACTACGAGTCTTAAAAATTTTGCAATGCCGTTTATTCGATATGATACCGGAGATCTTGGTTCTGTAACTGATGAAGAGTGTAACTGTGGGAGGCAGTATAGAAGTTTAAAGGAGCTGATCGGCCGAAGCGTTGACATATTAATAGCCCCAGATGGAAAGAAGGTTCATGGATGGTTTTTTCTTTATATATTTTGGGAAGTTTTTAAAGGGATTCAGGAATATCAGGTTGTTCAAAATTCCGTTAATACAATCACTATTAATATCGTACCCGAGCAGGAATTCAAGGATAATAATTTGGAAATTATTAGGTCAATAATTGAGGGAAAATGTCCTTATTGGGACGTAGAATTTAATATTGTCGATAATATCCCAAAATCAGGATCAGGGAAATATAAATTCATTATTAACAAAGTGAATGGCGGAAATGAAAATTAG
- a CDS encoding CapA family protein, translating to MAEMKIRICAVGDIMLGEHPLCINFGVKSSIDRNGFNYLISEIIPTLQNSDFTIGNLETPFIKDPKKRINNYFYSESKNVSTLKENNFNLLSIANNHIMEQGKEGFHDTITALQNYNITPLGLKNQKYIIKKNGLNLAFLAYSLIEDFKDDGLYNKLNSYSQIITDIHEIRPNSDIVIILLHWGDEYVPKPSLSQIEMGRRIINEGADIIIGSHPHVLQGYEEYNDKLIIYSLGNFIFDMKYIKKTLNSAVALIEIDEECNISLKFLPITCNPNDFSLKIANGKEYTQISDSLYKISKFLSNNFFDSKKYQNNYEKNKNKSAFFAKLSMIFHFIKNYTKYPSINRNQIIINFLKKNRCRK from the coding sequence ATGGCGGAAATGAAAATTAGAATTTGTGCTGTTGGAGATATAATGTTGGGTGAACATCCATTATGCATAAATTTTGGTGTTAAAAGCAGTATTGATAGAAATGGGTTTAATTATTTGATTTCTGAGATTATCCCAACTCTTCAAAATTCTGATTTCACAATAGGTAATTTAGAAACTCCTTTTATAAAAGATCCAAAAAAACGAATAAATAATTATTTTTATTCTGAATCAAAAAATGTATCCACTTTGAAAGAGAATAATTTTAATCTTCTTTCGATAGCGAATAATCACATAATGGAACAAGGGAAAGAGGGATTTCATGATACAATAACAGCTTTACAAAATTATAATATTACCCCACTCGGCCTTAAAAATCAAAAATATATTATCAAGAAAAATGGCCTTAATCTTGCCTTTTTGGCATACTCCCTTATTGAGGATTTTAAAGATGATGGATTATATAATAAACTAAATTCTTATTCTCAAATTATCACAGATATTCATGAAATTAGACCAAATTCTGATATTGTTATAATATTACTCCATTGGGGTGATGAATACGTTCCAAAGCCATCTTTATCTCAAATCGAGATGGGACGAAGAATAATAAATGAAGGCGCAGATATTATTATCGGAAGTCATCCTCATGTTTTACAAGGTTATGAAGAATATAATGATAAATTAATTATTTACAGTTTGGGAAATTTTATTTTTGATATGAAATATATAAAAAAAACGCTAAATTCAGCAGTTGCGCTAATTGAAATCGATGAAGAATGTAATATTTCTTTGAAATTTTTACCGATAACGTGTAACCCCAATGATTTTTCTTTGAAAATAGCTAATGGAAAAGAATATACTCAAATCTCTGATTCTCTTTACAAGATTTCGAAATTTTTATCGAATAATTTCTTTGATTCAAAGAAATATCAAAATAATTATGAGAAGAATAAAAATAAATCTGCATTTTTTGCTAAACTAAGTATGATTTTTCATTTTATTAAAAACTATACTAAATATCCTTCAATTAATAGAAATCAGATAATAATTAATTTTTTAAAAAAAAATAGGTGTCGAAAATGA
- a CDS encoding glycosyltransferase, whose product MKILLSIGLADRSMQHHIAPLANVDKISEILVVRGSEGPNIPKVKYFCPPVFFRDNSFFKTVFKYILLYKVALTEKPNYIHGFMFFPDGLMCLTIGKLLHIKTGVSLIAGPVEIYKPGRSPINKYSYTKTLPKITGITRFYKWLLEKFDFITCTGTFTSDFLINHQIRNDKIYIVPHIVDSRFQKQIASEKIFDIIYIGRLAPVKHLEKTIDIINMIKKEIPEISTAIIGTGPQEEELKQISKQMNLENTIHFLGYKEDVWNWYNLAKISILNSEREGFPYSVIESLSCGVPVITSNCGDVSDVIVNKYNGIIINDNEDIKSFSKAFIDLLKDDELLEEISDNALKSSKDYSDLSATNVWKDLLYQKVLQKR is encoded by the coding sequence ATGAAAATTTTACTTTCGATTGGGCTCGCAGACCGCTCAATGCAGCATCACATTGCACCTCTAGCAAACGTTGACAAAATTTCTGAAATACTTGTTGTACGAGGATCTGAAGGTCCGAATATTCCTAAGGTCAAGTATTTTTGTCCCCCAGTTTTTTTTAGAGATAATTCATTTTTTAAAACTGTATTTAAATACATTTTACTGTATAAAGTTGCTTTAACCGAGAAACCGAATTATATTCATGGATTTATGTTTTTCCCTGATGGTTTAATGTGTTTAACAATTGGAAAGTTATTACATATTAAAACCGGTGTTTCATTAATAGCAGGACCGGTCGAAATTTACAAACCAGGAAGAAGTCCGATAAATAAATATTCATATACGAAGACATTACCCAAAATTACTGGGATTACTAGGTTTTATAAATGGCTATTAGAAAAATTTGATTTCATTACATGTACAGGAACTTTTACGTCTGATTTTTTAATAAATCACCAAATTAGAAATGATAAGATTTACATCGTACCACATATTGTTGATAGCAGGTTTCAAAAACAAATTGCATCTGAAAAAATATTTGATATCATATATATCGGAAGACTTGCACCAGTTAAACATTTGGAAAAAACTATTGATATAATTAACATGATAAAAAAAGAAATTCCTGAAATTTCTACAGCTATAATTGGAACAGGTCCTCAAGAAGAAGAATTGAAACAAATATCTAAACAAATGAACTTAGAAAATACAATTCATTTCCTTGGGTATAAGGAAGATGTCTGGAATTGGTATAATTTAGCGAAAATTTCAATATTAAATTCTGAAAGGGAAGGTTTCCCATATTCGGTTATTGAATCATTAAGCTGCGGAGTACCTGTAATCACTTCAAATTGCGGCGATGTCTCAGATGTAATTGTAAATAAATATAATGGAATTATAATTAATGATAATGAGGATATAAAATCATTCAGTAAAGCGTTTATTGACCTTCTTAAAGATGACGAATTATTAGAAGAAATCAGCGATAATGCTTTAAAAAGTTCTAAAGATTATAGTGACCTTTCAGCGACAAACGTCTGGAAAGATCTGTTATATCAAAAGGTTTTACAAAAAAGGTGA